A genomic stretch from Rubripirellula reticaptiva includes:
- the rpmB gene encoding 50S ribosomal protein L28: MARQCEACGKKVQMGNRIETRGKAKYLGGVGTKVTGITRRKFVPNLQRVHVTTPKGENKTLRVCVQCIRSGVVRKTVKTKPFDVGNSSAKAK, encoded by the coding sequence ATGGCACGGCAATGTGAAGCGTGCGGCAAAAAAGTCCAAATGGGCAACCGCATCGAGACTCGCGGTAAGGCAAAGTATTTGGGCGGTGTCGGTACCAAAGTTACCGGTATCACTCGTCGTAAGTTTGTCCCCAACCTGCAACGCGTCCATGTGACGACCCCCAAGGGCGAGAACAAGACCCTGCGTGTCTGTGTGCAATGCATCCGCAGTGGTGTGGTTCGCAAGACCGTCAAAACCAAGCCATTTGACGTTGGAAATTCCAGCGCAAAGGCAAAGTAA
- the gatC gene encoding Asp-tRNA(Asn)/Glu-tRNA(Gln) amidotransferase subunit GatC yields MSLTDEDVRKLALLARLDLSDAEVQKVRPQLDGILGFVQKLSELDTDGVEPMTTALDVDNRWREDTPVAGLTHQQALANSPSHDDECFLVPPVLGSAGARK; encoded by the coding sequence GTGTCACTTACTGACGAAGATGTCCGAAAACTTGCTCTTTTGGCCCGGTTGGACTTGTCCGATGCCGAGGTACAAAAGGTGCGTCCCCAGCTCGATGGGATCCTCGGATTTGTTCAGAAACTGTCAGAACTGGACACCGATGGCGTCGAGCCGATGACGACAGCACTTGATGTCGACAATCGATGGCGAGAAGATACGCCCGTTGCCGGCCTGACTCACCAACAGGCACTTGCCAATTCGCCATCTCATGACGACGAGTGTTTTTTGGTACCACCCGTTCTCGGCTCGGCCGGTGCACGGAAATAG
- a CDS encoding Na+/H+ antiporter NhaC family protein → MPAGPESLLPPLVAITLAIASRRVILPLAAGVFVGAVLLARRIPDHAWWDSIFVFFTAMQRSVLATSHLQALAFSLLLGGMVGVLEKGGGMRSLIQRLSKRVRTRCGAQTMVAASGLAIFFDDYSNTLLVGGTMRTTVDRFGVSREKLAYLVDSTAAPVAGLSVVSTWAAIEISYMAEGLSAAGVTDSAAAFEMFIQSIPYRFYPWLAIVMVFMVSLSGRDFGPMRRFESESHNKRSEQSNAESNENDDTNPAASRWLWLAAVLPVMACLSAVGIVLLITGYAGMPTPKDGDGPLRLAGQLLGNGDSYLALIVGGGAGLLVAIRSHLALGGCDINTALRAALAGAIQMLPAMLILWFAWALSGMTEPDQLDTGGYLAGVLSDRLDPRMLPTVVFLLAGAVAFSTGTSWGTMGILTPLSISLALKLDPSGDPAGAIALTTCGAVLAGAIFGDHCSPISDTTVLSSRASGCDHLSHVRTQMPYAIAVAIVCIVTGTLPAAVGVSPWICLAVSSIILAAVLFRFGQSPIVASKAELETIAPD, encoded by the coding sequence ATGCCAGCCGGGCCTGAATCGCTGTTACCGCCATTGGTCGCGATCACACTGGCGATCGCTTCTCGGCGAGTCATTTTGCCACTCGCGGCCGGCGTTTTTGTCGGCGCGGTCCTGCTCGCTCGGCGAATTCCTGACCATGCTTGGTGGGATTCTATCTTCGTGTTCTTTACCGCGATGCAACGGTCGGTTCTTGCGACATCGCATCTGCAGGCACTCGCGTTTAGCCTACTGCTTGGCGGCATGGTCGGCGTGCTGGAGAAAGGCGGTGGCATGCGGTCGCTGATCCAGCGACTGTCCAAACGTGTCCGCACTCGATGCGGTGCGCAGACCATGGTCGCAGCATCGGGCTTGGCGATTTTCTTTGACGATTATTCCAACACGCTTTTGGTCGGCGGAACGATGCGGACCACCGTCGATCGGTTTGGTGTGTCACGCGAGAAACTGGCCTACCTAGTCGACTCGACCGCCGCACCCGTTGCTGGACTGTCCGTCGTCAGCACGTGGGCAGCGATCGAGATCAGTTACATGGCCGAGGGGCTCAGCGCCGCTGGCGTCACCGATTCGGCGGCGGCATTCGAGATGTTCATCCAGTCGATTCCGTATCGGTTCTATCCCTGGTTGGCGATCGTGATGGTGTTCATGGTTTCGCTTTCCGGGCGCGACTTCGGCCCGATGCGGCGGTTCGAATCCGAATCGCACAACAAACGATCTGAACAAAGTAACGCTGAATCAAACGAAAATGATGACACGAACCCAGCAGCCAGTCGCTGGCTATGGTTGGCGGCCGTGCTGCCGGTGATGGCGTGCTTGAGCGCGGTCGGGATCGTTCTGTTGATCACGGGATACGCCGGCATGCCGACGCCCAAAGACGGCGACGGGCCGCTGCGATTGGCCGGCCAATTGCTCGGCAACGGTGATTCGTACTTGGCCCTGATCGTGGGCGGTGGTGCCGGATTGCTAGTGGCAATCCGCAGCCACTTGGCGCTTGGCGGATGCGACATCAACACGGCGCTACGAGCCGCTTTGGCCGGTGCTATCCAAATGCTACCAGCCATGTTGATCCTGTGGTTCGCGTGGGCACTCTCGGGCATGACTGAACCCGACCAACTCGACACCGGTGGCTACTTGGCAGGCGTTTTGTCGGATCGGCTGGACCCACGCATGCTGCCAACGGTGGTATTCCTCCTAGCCGGCGCAGTCGCGTTTTCGACTGGGACTAGCTGGGGCACGATGGGAATCCTAACTCCGCTTTCGATTTCGCTGGCTCTAAAACTCGACCCTAGCGGCGATCCAGCCGGCGCGATCGCGCTGACGACCTGCGGCGCGGTACTGGCCGGTGCAATTTTTGGTGACCACTGCTCACCGATCTCCGACACGACCGTCCTATCAAGCCGAGCCAGCGGCTGTGACCATCTCTCGCACGTTCGAACGCAAATGCCATACGCCATCGCAGTCGCGATCGTTTGCATCGTTACCGGCACATTGCCAGCCGCGGTCGGAGTATCGCCATGGATTTGCCTGGCCGTTTCGTCGATCATCTTAGCAGCGGTGCTGTTTCGATTCGGCCAATCACCCATCGTTGCTAGCAAAGCAGAGCTTGAAACGATTGCACCGGATTGA
- a CDS encoding 2-phosphosulfolactate phosphatase — MRLITSLIPSQTGTGTAIASDKIDVAVVIDVLRATSVATVAMAAGATEIVTCREISDARSRALPGAVDPESTAPSLLCGERECRPIDGFQFGNSPAEYTPALVAGKRLILTTTNGTRAVEVASAADSIMLASFLNLSAVIDAIMDADTVHVVCAGTNGDVTGEDVMLAGAIIDRCQARLGSALELDDASAIAKAWWHARQPTPSPASLAAAFSETAGGRNLIRVGYEADLARCAAIDTVPVVPVRTRKSPTGFTAR, encoded by the coding sequence ATGCGACTAATCACGTCACTGATCCCCAGCCAAACCGGTACCGGAACGGCGATCGCTTCTGACAAAATCGATGTGGCCGTCGTCATCGATGTGCTACGTGCCACGTCGGTCGCAACCGTTGCGATGGCGGCCGGCGCAACCGAGATTGTGACGTGTCGCGAGATATCCGATGCAAGGTCACGAGCGCTGCCAGGTGCAGTCGATCCTGAATCAACGGCCCCATCGCTATTGTGTGGCGAACGAGAATGTCGGCCGATCGATGGTTTTCAGTTTGGCAACTCACCGGCCGAGTACACCCCCGCGCTAGTCGCCGGCAAGCGGCTGATCTTGACCACAACCAACGGAACGCGAGCCGTTGAAGTGGCGTCCGCCGCTGACTCGATCATGTTGGCAAGCTTCTTGAATTTGTCCGCCGTGATTGACGCAATCATGGATGCAGATACCGTCCACGTCGTCTGCGCCGGCACCAACGGCGACGTGACCGGTGAAGACGTCATGCTTGCCGGGGCGATCATCGACCGCTGCCAAGCCCGTCTCGGATCAGCACTCGAATTGGACGACGCATCAGCAATCGCAAAAGCATGGTGGCACGCTCGTCAGCCCACCCCTAGTCCAGCATCGCTGGCAGCCGCCTTTTCCGAAACCGCCGGCGGCCGAAATCTGATCCGAGTCGGCTACGAAGCCGACCTTGCCCGCTGCGCTGCGATCGACACCGTCCCCGTCGTTCCCGTACGAACACGGAAATCCCCGACGGGTTTTACCGCCCGCTGA